Proteins from one Cryptomeria japonica chromosome 4, Sugi_1.0, whole genome shotgun sequence genomic window:
- the LOC131875506 gene encoding uncharacterized protein LOC131875506, whose amino-acid sequence MGWNKEVHDATKMAIGRFWSYSCIPFFVARSPYWQQMVDAITICGAGFKAPSESDLRGPILSQMVDDVKKDLDEQRHIWSTKGCTIMTDGWTDRRNRTLLNFLVSSAGGTVFIKSIDASTHCKNATYLCEQIEEVIEDVGEENVVQVVTDNAANYVAAGRLLMERHPSIVWTPCAAHCIDLMLEDIGKIPWVKRCVERARNVCKFVYNHSWVLALMRQYTEQKELHRPGITRFATNFLTLQSMLRSKLALRRMIVGEEWSSSSYATTPAGIEMADCIFYEQGFWVPCDEIVKFVKPLVVLLRVADGDKPAMGYIYEGMDRAKEAIKFVYGADESKYGPIWEIIDRRWHHQLHRPIHAAAYYLNPAFRFIPSFKADAEVLNGLYAIMEKMGPASTSQIDLFRELQMFSDAQGETFSRPVAKHARTTMMPDHWWNFFGPETPNVQKLAIRILSQPCSASGCERNWSMFEHIHSKRRNRLFVEKMNDLVFVHYNLRLRMRKNATVDMSPIILDEVDLEAEWANENQTTPGTPTAVFSDDDIDWIDQVDIEAEAVAMAEEEQRTRAETGNTETRSDTAVPVVGEHDTAVPDVGEHGMVSRGATMAAESSRTYFKRLHRGPGREGARPSQP is encoded by the exons atgggttggaacaaggaggtccatgatgctactaaaatggcaattggcaggttttggagctacagctgtattccattctttgtagccag gtctccttattggcaacaaatggttgatgccattaccatatgcggggcggggttcaaagcccctagtgagagtgatttgaggggacccattttgtctcaaatggtggatgatgtgaaaaaggatttagatgaacaacgccacatatggagcactaaaggctgcaccatcatgactgatggttggacggataggagaaatagaactctccttaattttcttgtttcttccgcag ggggcaccgttttcatcaagtccattgatgcctccacccattgcaagaatgccacctacctatgtgagcagatagaggaggtgattgaagatgtgggtgaggagaacgtggtacaggtggtgaccgacaatgcagcaaattatgttgctgcgg gtagactattgatggagaggcacccatctatagtttggactccatgtgctgctcattgcattgacctcatgttggaggatattggaaaaatcccatgggtcaagagatgtgtagaaagggcaagaaatgtctgcaaatttgtatataatcattcatgggtgttggctcttatgagacaatacacagagcagaaggagttgcatcgtccaggaatcacaagatttgccacaaacttcctcacattgcagtccatgcttaggtctaagcttgccttgagacgtatgattgttggtgaggagtggtcttcctcatcctatgctaccacccctgcagggatagagatggcagactgcattttttatgagcaaggcttttgggtcccttgtgatgagatagtgaag tttgttaagcccttggtggttttgttgcgagttgcggatggagataagcccgcaatgggctatatatatgagggcatggatagggcgaaggaggccatcaaattcgtctatggagcagatgagagcaagtatggtcccatttgggagatcattgataggagatggcatcatcagctacataggcccatccatgcggcagcctattatctgaatccggcattccgttttatcccttctttcaaggctgatgcggaggtccttaatgggctatatgcaatcatggagaagatgggacctgccagtacttctcagatagacctttttcgagagctacagatgttctcagatgcacaaggggagaccttctctcgtcctgtcgccaaaCACGCTagaacaactatgatgccag atcattggtggaacttttttggcccagagacaccaaatgttcagaagttggccattcgtatcttgagccaaccatgcagcgcatcaggttgtgagcgcaattggagtatgtttgagcacatacactccaagaggcgcaatagattatttgtggagaagatgaatgatctcgtctttgttcactacaacctccgcctaagaatgagaaagaatgcaacagttgacatgtctcctatcattctagatgaggttgatcttgaagcagagtgggccaatgagaatcagacaactcctgggactcctacagctgtatttagtgatgatgacattgattggatcgaccaggtagatatagaggctgaggctgtagccatggcagaggaggagcagagaacacgagcagagacaggaaatactgagactcggagtgacacagctgttcctgttgttggtgagcatgacacagccgttcctgatgttggtgagcatggcatggtgtcacggggagcaactatggctgctgaatcatccaggacctactttaaacgccttcacagggggccagggcgagagggtgcacggccatctcagccatag